In Sphingomonas profundi, the sequence AAAATCTGCGCTACGGTCATACCGGTATTCACGAGCTCGGCCTGATCGTCGAAGATCTCGATGGCTGGTATGCGCGGATCAAGGCCGCCGGCTACCGCATGCAGACCGATTATGTCTGGAGCTGCGCGAACCTTGGCCGCTCCTTCCTGTTCTACGATCAGGATGGCAACATGATCCAGATGTGGGAAAATCCGCCGGGCGAAGCCGCCACCTGGAGCTGATCGGTCGATCCGCGTTCCGCCACTGCATCGAGGATATCCGATGATCCCCAAATTCGCCCACGATGCGCTGGCGGGCCTCGGCACCGTCGTCCAGGTCGCCTTCATCCCGCGCGATTTCGATGCGAGCTTCCGTTACTGGACGGAGGTGATGGGGGCGGGGCCGTTCTACCATCTCGAACATATCCCGCTGCAGAATACGCGCTACATGGGGCAGCCGGCCGAGTGCGATCTTTCCGCCGCGCTCGGCTATTGGGGCGATATCCAGATCGAGCTGATCGTGCAGCACGATACGGCTCCGTCGATCTATCGCGACTGGCTCGCCTCGGGTCGTAACAGCGTCCACCATATCGGCGTCCTCGTCGACGATTTCGATCGGGCCTATGCGGCGCTTGCCGCGGCGGGTGGCGTCGCGGTGCAGGAGACCGAGATCGTCGATGCGACGCGCGCGGCCTATTTCCAGATGCCCGATCCCGATGCGCCGATCGTCGAGCTGCTCTGGCTGCGCGAGCATTTCCTGACCATGTGGGCAAGGATGCGGGAAAGCTCGACGACGTGGGATGGCAAGACCGATCCGCTGCGGGCGCCCCCCGCCTGACCGCCTTGTTCCTCTGAAGACATCTTGGCCGTGCATCCGGCTTGCGGGAGAATATCATGCAGAGCGCGTTGCTGGACCCGCGTCGGATCGATCCACGGCGTATCGTGCTCGGTCTCGTCCTCGCCGCTATCGCCCTCGCGCTGATCGCGGGCGGGGGCTGGCTGATCGCGCTCGGCGGCAGCGCTTATTATCTGCTGGCCGGTCTTGCCGTCATCGGGTCGGCGTGGCTGATCGCGCGGGGGGACCGGCGCGGCATCTGGCTTTACGGTGCCATGCTGATCGGCACCCTGCTCTGGGCGCTGGCGGAAAGCGGCGGAAACTCGTGGGGCTTGCAGGCGCGCATCCTTGCCCCGGTCGTGCTCGGCCTCTGGGTCGGCTGGCCCTATATCCGGCGGATCGGCGCGCGCGGGCTGATCGTCGTCGCGATCGCCGTCGCCGTGCTGCTCGCCGTCTTGCTCCATCTCGGCGACCGGACCGAGGCGCCCGTCACCACGGCCGCCGCCTCGTCCGCACCGG encodes:
- a CDS encoding VOC family protein, which encodes MIPKFAHDALAGLGTVVQVAFIPRDFDASFRYWTEVMGAGPFYHLEHIPLQNTRYMGQPAECDLSAALGYWGDIQIELIVQHDTAPSIYRDWLASGRNSVHHIGVLVDDFDRAYAALAAAGGVAVQETEIVDATRAAYFQMPDPDAPIVELLWLREHFLTMWARMRESSTTWDGKTDPLRAPPA